One genomic segment of Drosophila melanogaster chromosome 3R includes these proteins:
- the CG42726 gene encoding uncharacterized protein: MNKCPRCNCDATGQNRLVTDSCGHTKCRLCLVADVSDCLECRVARSVDIQETQETQARTSADKRIIVTDKGYHCTVCNKDFRSRTQQYYHLTCGNDLLKKFNCKECGRRFATSSHLKYHLMSHEKQSKHSCSVCHKSFKQPIVLQRHMLTHNQEKHLCPICQKVFRRKSSLASHLAIHSDLGLQFKCELCSKHFQNKANLNQHLRKHDKNNIRHMCKVCQKSFLRQTTLRLHMKRHSNRERQSCSLCGKSYNDPDALGRHLRQHKTAERYRCIQCDITINRKDNMLRHLRSMHPGCAFASTVEMVTPRSSAQEATTAEERPSQTVRYNSVIQSVGNVEPVMLLQSTPLPSQLPELQMEKGKAVPEHLPLPDVMPEENVQLYRKIILDLDNEEYSSEPSPDAQEPAMQHHQPRVPGQGSSKFSEMHWRKNFKYWYQKEENTK; encoded by the exons ATGAATAAATGTCCTCGCTGCAACTGCGATGCTACAGGACAGAATCGCCTCGTCACCGACAGCTGTGGACACACCAAGTGTCGTCTCTGCCTGGTGGCGGATGTATCGGATTGCCTGGAATGTCGAGTTGCACGAAGTGTCGATATCCAGGAGACACAGGAAACGCAAGCAAGGACGTCGGCTGATAAGCGAATAATTGTCACAGATAAGGGCTACCACTGTACCGTCTGCAATAAGGATTTTCGCAGCCGGACCCAGCAGTATTACCACCTCACCTGCGGCAACGATCTTCTCAAGAAGTTCAACTGCAAGGAGTGCGGACGC AGATTTGCTACCAGTTCACATTTAAAGTACCATCTAATGAGCCATGAGAAACAATCAAAACACTCGTGCAGCGTCTGCCACAAAAGTTTCAAGCAACCAATTGTTCTACAGCGCCACATGCTTACCCACAACCAGGAGAAGCATTTGTGCCCAATCTGCCAGAAGGTTTTCCGCCGCAAGAGCTCTCTTGCCAGCCACCTGGCGATCCACAGCGATCTCGGCCTGCAATTTAAATGCGAGCTCTGCTCTAAGCATTTCCAGAACAAGGCCAATTTGAACCAGCATCTGCGGAAACACGACAAGAACAATATTCGGCACATGTGTAAAGTGTGCCAGAAGTCCTTTCTGCGACAAACCACGCTTCGGCTGCACATGAAGCGCCACTCAAATCGCGAACGTCAGTCCTGTTCCCTGTGCGGCAAAAGCTACAATGATCCGGATGCTCTGGGCCGACATTTAAGACAACACAAGACTGCCGAACGCTACCGCTGTATCCAATGTGACATCACTATCAACCGAAAGGACAACATGCTGCGACATCTGCGATCCATGCACCCTGGTTGTGCGTTTGCCAGTACTGTTGAAATGGTTACACCGAGGTCCAGTGCTCAGGAGGCCACGACGGCGGAAGAAAGACCATCTCAGACTGTAAGATACAACAGTGTGATCCAGAGTGTGGGCAACGTTGAGCCAGTGATGTTGCTGCAATCTACGCCACTGCCATCTCAACTCCCTGAACTGCAGATGGAGAAAGGGAAAGCTGTCCCAGAGCATCTGCCTCTGCCAGATGTAATGCCAGAGGAGAATGTCCAGCTGTATCGCAAGATCATCTTGGATCTGGACAACGAGGAATACTCTAGCGAACCTAGCCCCGATGCCCAAGAACCAGCCATGCAACATCACCAGCCGCGTGTCCCGGGGCAAGGTAGCTCCAAATTTAGCGAGATGCACTGGCGCAAGAATTTCAAATATTGGTaccaaaaagaagaaaacacaAAGTGA
- the CG42727 gene encoding uncharacterized protein has translation MMDEQSELETLREIYYLTDDASCNWRKLLVLGDCLDQQLKRKLLWMWPTSVDLDYFNQLLAMHDIQRVLSIGCGSGLLEWLMTVSGGRKVPMFGLEVDRNWWQSKYSVRSFIPLNYLEDASQLDTDLLTKCCSDVHPCALLFCYFNNRGAFLDYLNVYQGKWLILIGPLPALGIHTDPNPAQPQLPIDQWILRERLNWTDHNIVAFYEKIA, from the coding sequence ATGATGGACGAGCAATCGGAACTCGAGACACTGCGTGAAATTTATTACCTAACTGATGATGCGTCGTGCAACTGGCGCAAGTTGCTTGTCCTGGGCGACTGCCTGGACCAACAGCTCAAGCGCAAGCTGCTCTGGATGTGGCCGACATCGGTGGACTTGGACTACTTTAATCAGCTGCTAGCCATGCACGACATCCAGCGAGTTTTGAGCATCGGCTGCGGCAGTGGGCTTTTGGAATGGCTTATGACAGTGTCTGGAGGTCGGAAAGTCCCCATGTTTGGCTTGGAGGTCGATCGCAACTGGTGGCAGAGCAAGTACTCCGTTCGAAGTTTTATACCGCTTAACTATTTAGAGGATGCCAGCCAACTGGATACGGATTTATTGACCAAATGCTGCAGTGACGTTCATCCGTGTGCCTTGCTCTTCTGCTACTTCAACAATCGAGGAGCTTTTCTGGACTATCTAAATGTGTATCAAGGAAAGTGGCTTATATTGATTGGACCATTGCCCGCCCTGGGAATCCACACAGATCCCAATCCCGCCCAGCCCCAACTGCCCATCGACCAGTGGATCCTGCGAGAACGCCTTAACTGGACTGACCACAACATTGTGGCATTCTACGAAAAGATAGCCTAG
- the Surf4 gene encoding surfeit 4: MSIPNEYIAKTEDVAEQVIKRGKNVLPTVARLCLIATFFEDGLRMYIQWNEQREYMDMSWGCGKFLATVFVLVNLLGQLGGCGMVMARFKVDIAVGLLFFIVVLQTVAYSILWDFQFLLRNFALIGALLLVLAEARIEGRSLFAGVPSMGENKPKNFMQLAGRILLAFMFITLIRFELSVWQVIQDIIGSILMVLVVLGYKTKLSALILVALLTILNLYHNAWWTIPSYKPLRDFLKYDFFQTLSVIGGLLMIVSLGPGGVSMDEHKKKW; the protein is encoded by the exons ATGAGCATACCCAACGAGTACATAGCGAAAACGGAGGATGTGGCGGAACAG GTCATCAAGCGCGGCAAAAATGTGCTGCCCACAGTGGCCCGTTTGTGCCTCATCGCCACGTTCTTCGAGGACGGCCTGCGCATGTACATCCAATGGAACGAGCAGCGGGAGTACATGGACATGAGCTGGGGCTGCGGCAAGTTCCTGGCCACCGTCTTTGTGCTCGTCAACCTGTTGGGCCAACTGGGCGGCTGCGGCATGGTGATGGCCAGATTTAAGGTCGACATAGCGGTGGGACTGCTTTTCTTCATTGTGGTGTTGCAG ACCGTTGCCTACTCCATTCTGTGGGACTTCCAGTTCTTACTGCGAAACTTTGCACTCATCGGAGCCCTACTGCTCGTCCTGGCGGAAGCCAGGATAGAGGGGCGCAGCCTGTTTGCCGGCGTGCCATCGATGGGCGAAAACAAGCCCAAGAACTTCATGCAGCTGGCGGGCCGCATCCTGCTGGCCTTCATGTTCATCACTTTGATCCGCTTTGAGCTGAGCGTATGGCAAGTTATACAGGACATCATCGGCTCCATTCTGATGGTGCTGGTCGTGCTGGGATACAAGACGAAGCTGTCCGCCCTGATTCTGGTGGCTCTGCTTACGATCCTGAACCTGTACCACAATGCCTGGTGGACCATTCCGTCCTACAAGCCACTCAGGGATTTCTTGAAATACGACTTTTTCCAG ACTCTCTCGGTGATCGGTGGCCTCCTCATGATCGTGTCCTTGGGCCCTGGCGGCGTTTCCATGGACGAGCACAAGAAGAAGTGGTAG
- the Trs33 gene encoding TRAPP subunit 33 translates to MSEEILFDCLHAEIVNYCLDSNKEHDLATLEYIGFTTGYRLIERLTREVSRFKDELETMKFICTDFWMLIYKKQVDNLRTNNHGMYVVQDKAFRFLTRISPGTKQLEHAPKFVAFTCGLVRGALSNLGINSTVTAEVQSIPACKFHIEVNRN, encoded by the exons ATGTCTGAAGAAATCCTTTTCGATTGCCTCCATGCAGAGATAGTCAATTATTGTCTGGATAGCAATAAG GAGCACGACCTGGCCACTTTGGAGTATATAGGCTTCACCACCGGCTACCGCCTGATTGAGCGGCTCACCCGTGAAGTTTCGCGTTTTAAGGACGAGTTGGAGACTATGAAGTTTATATGCACCGACTTCTGGATGCTTATATACAAGAAGCAAGTGGACAACCTGAGGACGAACAACCACGGAATGTACGTTGTGCAGGACAAGGCTTTCCGCTTTCTGACTCGCATCTCGCCGGGCACCAAGCAGCTGGAGCACGCGCCCAAGTTCGTGGCCTTCACGTGCGGGCTGGTGCGAGGAGCTCTCAGCAATCTAGGCATTAACAGCACCGTGACGGCCGAAGTGCAAAGCATACCCGCCTGCAAGTTTCACATAGAAGTGAACAGGAACTAA
- the Tmtc4 gene encoding transmembrane O-mannosyltransferase targeting cadherins 4 → MLDLVHKATLHSMVCQAILVLICLLCYGCGGLSGAKFVFDDTVAIVKNRDVNSLPTNWTAIFTHDFWGASLLSSDSHKSFRPLTTLMFHCEYALLGLSAAHMKFLNLLLHCVNTLLMWRLIRSLYVPEVSTARWAILSAALFAAHPIHTEAVSGVVGRAELMFGMIHLLCLLLTVANTGRLGPQTGGLIMLLTAVGMLFKESAVTIPMSCVLLDYFQNGYYHLRFKDQWSLLRTRISYLFYLLGTLGLLTARLWWQDFETPTFKEVDNPVAHNEHVLTRGLSQQYLLVMNIWLMLCPHWLCYDWALGCVKLVTNIWDLRLQGVIGFYSIVLVALMNFRRLPGMMLALGLMIVPFLPASGIICVGFVIAERTLYVPSIGFCLLSIYGFLYWYDSSTENTHWRTALRILLMLLFSVMMVRTRQRATDWLNEEQLFKSALQVCPDNAKVHYNIARLATDMGNNTKAFQHYHRAIELYPNYESALMNLGNLYREHGQLSTAEEYIRLALQAYPAFPAAWMNLGIVQSAQGKYDKALASYEKALKYRANFAVCYYNMGNLYLEQKRYAEALHHWQHAVALNPRQPKAWANILTMLDNKGLQDDALRISNQALQHLPNDVSILFIRANVLGKLKHYTEAEAIYKRVIELEPHNTLYHTNLGVLYHRWDKTQEAIEAYRTAISISAARATTARENLSKLLKRLEREAQVMQR, encoded by the coding sequence ATGCTAGACCTCGTTCACAAAGCCACGCTGCATAGCATGGTCTGTCAGGCAATCCTAGTGTTAATCTGTTTGCTATGCTACGGATGCGGTGGCCTCAGTGGAGCGAAGTTTGTCTTCGATGATACGGTGGCCATCGTCAAGAACCGGGATGTCAACTCACTGCCCACCAACTGGACGGCGATCTTCACGCACGACTTCTGGGGTGCTTCCTTGCTCAGTTCCGATTCCCACAAATCATTTCGGCCACTGACCACCCTGATGTTCCATTGCGAGTATGCCCTTCTGGGGCTAAGTGCCGCCCACATGAAGTTCCTAAACCTCCTGCTACACTGCGTCAACACGCTGCTCATGTGGCGATTGATTCGCTCTCTCTATGTTCCGGAGGTCAGCACGGCAAGATGGGCCATCCTCTCCGCTGCTCTATTTGCCGCCCATCCAATTCACACAGAGGCGGTTTCTGGTGTGGTTGGAAGGGCCGAGCTCATGTTCGGCATGATTCACTTGTTGTGTCTTCTGCTGACCGTGGCCAATACCGGAAGACTTGGTCCACAGACTGGCGGTCTAATCATGCTGCTCACCGCTGTGGGAATGCTGTTCAAGGAGTCCGCTGTGACCATCCCCATGTCGTGTGTACTATTGGATTACTTTCAAAACGGCTACTATCATCTGCGATTCAAGGATCAGTGGAGTCTTTTGCGCACCCGGATCAGCTACTTGTTCTACTTGCTGGGTACCTTGGGTCTGCTGACGGCTCGCCTTTGGTGGCAGGACTTTGAGACGCCTACCTTCAAGGAAGTTGACAACCCCGTTGCGCACAATGAGCACGTGCTGACCCGTGGGCTCTCCCAGCAGTATCTGCTGGTCATGAACATCTGGCTGATGCTGTGCCCCCACTGGCTATGCTACGACTGGGCATTGGGTTGCGTCAAGTTGGTGACCAACATCTGGGATCTGAGACTGCAGGGCGTCATCGGATTCTACTCCATCGTATTGGTGGCTCTGATGAACTTCCGACGGCTGCCCGGAATGATGTTAGCTCTGGGTTTAATGATCGTCCCGTTCCTGCCCGCGTCGGGAATCATTTGCGTAGGATTCGTGATTGCCGAACGGACGCTCTATGTACCCTCCATTGGCTTTTGCCTGCTGTCCATCTATGGATTCTTATATTGGTATGACAGCAGTACGGAAAACACCCACTGGCGCACTGCTCTACGGATTCTTTTAATGCTGCTCTTTTCGGTTATGATGGTACGGACTCGGCAGCGAGCTACTGACTGGCTTAACGAGGAGCAGTTGTTCAAGTCCGCGCTACAGGTGTGTCCTGACAATGCCAAGGTACACTATAACATAGCCCGACTGGCCACTGATATGGGAAACAATACGAAAGCCTTTCAGCACTACCACAGGGCCATTGAATTGTATCCGAACTATGAGTCAGCTCTTATGAACCTCGGCAACCTGTATCGGGAGCACGGTCAACTATCCACCGCCGAGGAATACATTCGATTGGCTTTGCAGGCGTATCCCGCATTTCCAGCGGCTTGGATGAATCTCGGCATTGTGCAGTCGGCTCAGGGAAAGTACGACAAGGCTCTGGCCAGCTATGAGAAGGCCCTGAAGTACAGAGCCAATTTCGCCGTCTGCTACTACAACATGGGCAATCTGTATCTGGAGCAGAAACGTTACGCCGAAGCGCTTCATCATTGGCAGCATGCTGTGGCACTAAATCCCCGCCAGCCAAAAGCCTGGGCTAACATTCTGACAATGCTGGACAACAAGGGGTTGCAGGATGACGCCTTGCGCATCTCTAATCAGGCTCTCCAACATCTACCCAACGATGTCAGTATCCTTTTCATTCGAGCAAACGTGCTtggcaaattaaaacattatacGGAGGCGGAGGCGATCTACAAGCGCGTTATTGAGCTGGAGCCCCACAACACATTGTACCACACGAATCTCGGAGTTCTCTATCATCGCTGGGACAAGACGCAGGAGGCTATAGAGGCTTATCGGACTGCAATAAGTATTAGTGCGGCTAGAGCAACGACAGCCCGGGAGAATCTCAGCAAGCTCTTAAAACGCCTGGAAAGGGAGGCGCAAGTCATGCAGAGATAA
- the SerRS-m gene encoding Seryl-tRNA synthetase, mitochondrial, isoform A, with product MKLPTNSQLWRPLLLLRRQRSHDAKAVEAPIHRPVPTSAQLDELERNVVVRHHKNNVPLIRSLIQELDAGDQHKLRQLQAELEQLPNATHPRLRDYGEEPRELAQYVHRQLTPQSRLKEFSELARALNLYRMDHLGNYTGHKSYYLTGQLATLEQAIIQYALQAVTEHGFKLISVPDILPKEVIESCGMRTEGERTQVYKLDTGECLSGTSEMALAGFFANKLLSEDQLPLKVTAVSRCYRAETSGLQEEKGIYRVHQFNKVEMFAICTEEQSEAELEEFKNIEVDLFRRLGLNFRLLDMPPCELGAPAYQKYDIEAWMPGRQMWGEISSCSNCTDYQARRLGIRYRRSADGQILHAHTINGTATAIPRLLIALLESYQKEDGIEIPAVLRPFMDNQELITRNKRIPETKLVKFIKA from the coding sequence atgaaattgccGACGAATTCTCAACTTTGGCggcctctgctgctgctgcgccgccAAAGGTCGCATGACGCAAAGGCGGTGGAGGCCCCAATACACAGACCGGTTCCAACCAGTGCCCAGCTGGACGAACTGGAGCGGAACGTGGTTGTGCGCCACCACAAGAACAACGTGCCACTGATACGCTCTCTCATCCAGGAGTTGGATGCGGGAGACCAGCACAAGTTGAGGCAGCTGCAGGCGGAACTGGAACAGCTGCCCAATGCCACGCATCCGCGCCTGCGAGACTACGGAGAGGAGCCGCGGGAACTGGCGCAGTATGTCCACCGGCAGTTGACGCCACAGTCCAGGCTCAAGGAGTTCTCTGAATTAGCCCGTGCTCTTAACCTCTACCGCATGGATCACTTGGGTAACTACACTGGCCACAAAAGCTACTACCTTACTGGCCAGCTGGCAACTTTGGAGCAGGCCATCATACAATATGCACTTCAGGCAGTCACCGAACACGGTTTTAAGCTGATCTCCGTGCCGGACATACTGCCTAAGGAGGTGATCGAATCTTGTGGCATGCGCACCGAGGGTGAACGCACACAGGTCTACAAACTGGACACCGGCGAGTGCCTATCGGGCACTTCGGAAATGGCCCTGGCTGGATTCTTTGCGAATAAACTACTGTCGGAGGACCAACTGCCACTGAAAGTGACCGCCGTGAGTCGATGCTATAGGGCTGAAACATCGGGACTGCAGGAGGAGAAAGGCATTTATCGTGTACACCAGTTCAACAAGGTGGAAATGTTTGCCATCTGCACCGAGGAGCAGTCGGAGGCCGAGCTGGAGGAGTTTAAGAACATTGAGGTAGATCTTTTCCGTCGACTGGGCCTCAACTTTCGGCTGCTGGACATGCCACCTTGCGAGCTGGGCGCTCCGGCGTACCAGAAGTACGACATAGAAGCCTGGATGCCAGGCCGTCAGATGTGGGGCGAGATCTCAAGTTGCAGCAATTGCACGGATTATCAGGCAAGGCGGCTGGGCATCAGATACCGGCGCTCCGCTGACGGACAGATCCTCCATGCCCACACCATCAACGGAACTGCGACGGCTATTCCGCGTCTGCTGATTGCCTTGCTGGAATCTTATCAGAAGGAAGATGGCATCGAGATACCTGCCGTTCTGCGACCATTCATGGACAACCAGGAGCTGATCACGCGAAACAAACGGATACCGGAGACGAAGCTGGTCAAATTCATCAAGGCCTAG
- the CG31301 gene encoding uncharacterized protein, translating into MSVQQSKPKQKKVKVKKQDDAGYGSGEFSLDWDVDSYKTEYESDEHWDLRRSFMLAHKDRFEEDRLVCLAQTFVNMEFMGCKYPSATMLLVAELSKEIAADFRQKREQRLKRTFVSASDAAEQRAKGRRAPPLPSTSSPEDSSHIKRQCFGGGDPVDLYQDLRFGRLIVYLAGGRACLQNSCNIANVKYEERVSRDQPLSDNTKYAELLVNDEVIATGQGESLKAAKKAAYKQAHLTIQSYCYSIKLNATRDTIKVEKNKDGVNIKVTNESADSPCDPKLDPSNKGYRMMRLMGWTGGGLGRLKQGREEPVCYLLKNNRNGLGLINPKGNFADYRRLIENYVRSDDIRDMQFEPTFSKEERTTLHQIARQFGLRSASYGSGESRRLLITKKIDYGTILTEVLLRRNPKFCDRYFVHVPMQKAHLFPGHVADLEMNDVCE; encoded by the exons ATGTCCGTTCAACAATCCAAGCCAAAGCAGAAGAAAGTCAAAGTTAAAAAACAGGATGATGCCGGCTATGGATCCGGGGAATTTTCCTTGGACTGGGATGTAGACAGCTACAAGACGGAATACGAAAGTGATGAGCACTGGGATCTGCGACGCAGCTTCATGCTGGCCCACAAGGATCGTTTTGAGGAGGACCGGCTGGTGTGCCTGGCCCAAACGTTCGTCAACATGGAGTTCATGGGCTGCAAGTATCCAAGCGCGACGATGCTTTTGGTGGCCGAGTTGTCCAAGGAAATCGCAGCGGATTTCCGTCAGAAACGGGAACAGCGCCTGAAGAGAACATTTGTCTCGGCGTCGGATGCGGCGGAGCAGCGCGCCAAAG GGCGCCGGGCTCCACCCCTTCCCTCGACGAGCTCCCCAGAGGATAGCTCACACATAAAACGCCAGTGTTTTGGCGGCGGAGATCCAGTCGATCTCTATCAAGATCTGCGTTTCGGTCGGCTCATTGTGTACTTGGCTGGGGGACGAGCCTGCCTGCAAAACTCCTGCAACATTGCGAATGTCAAGTACGAAGAGCGTGTCAGCCGAGATCAGCCATTAAGCGATAATACAAAATACGCCGAATTATTAGTAAATGATGAGGTAATAGCGACAGGACAGGGGGAGAGCCTTAAGGCGGCCAAGAAAGCTGCCTATAAGCAGGCGCATTTGACGATCCAGTCCTATTGCTATAGTATTAAG CTGAATGCCACGCGCGACACCATCAAGGTGGAAAAAAACAAGGACGGCGTCAACATCAAAGTCACCAATGAGTCCGCCGACAGTCCGTGCGATCCCAAATTGGACCCCAGCAACAAGGGATATCGCATGATGCGACTGATGGGCTGGACAGGCGGTGGCTTAGGGCGACTGAAGCAGGGACGTGAAGAGCCCGTATG ttATCTGCTAAAGAACAATCGTAATGGTCTTGGATTAATAAATCCAAAGGGAAATTTCGCTGATTACCGACGGCTTATAGAAAACTATGTGAGATCGGACGATATACGTGACATGCAGTTTGAGCCCACGTTTTCGAAGGAAGAAAGAACCACGCTTCACCA AATCGCCAGACAATTTGGCTTGCGTTCCGCTAGCTATGGGAGTGGAGAGAGCCGGCGCCTTTTGATTACCAAGAAGATCGACTATGGCACAATACTGACTGAGGTCCTGCTTCGGCGGAACCCCAAGTTTTGTGATCGTTACTTTGTGCACGTACCCATGCAGAAGGCGCACCTGTTTCCTGGTCATGTGGCCGACCTGGAGATGAACGATGTATGTGAATAG
- the Atg4b gene encoding Autophagy-related 4b, producing the protein MNYDGLLSKLTDEKLMLFEAAGEGTIVEGSRICGQDADPLSLPLVEDGAIEEEQAAPIQTIHRTVFAVPRVPSPSPVSTSGANLNLKTENAATATPQRKISTSSRFMNAFSQLYGGGNSGPSCGHVEQHNEEPGDLSANRTPTKGMESKLVAMWHNVKYGWSGKMRQTSFSKEQPVWLLGRCYHRRFTPPVSMESSITELPSGADTTPDNATSAFDSIQATSTSTSLYPALNPQQIDEIVVPQELGMDAVENQVGEQPWEEGIEGFRRDFYSRIWMTYRREFPIMNGSNYTSDCGWGCMLRSGQMLFAQGLICHFLGRSWRYDSESQLHSTYEDNMHKKIVKWFGDSSSKSSPFSIHALVRLGEHLGKKPGDWYGPASVSYLLKHALEHAAQENADFDNISVYVAKDCTIYLQDIEDQCSIPEPAPKPHVPWQQAKRPQAETTKTEQQQHWKSLIVLIPLRLGSDKLNPVYAHCLKLLLSTEHCLGILGGKPKHSLYFVGFQEDRLIHLDPHYCQEMVDVNQENFSLHSFHCKSPRKLKASKMDPSCCIGFYCATKSDFDNFMESVQLYLHPMRCASGATVDKAAGSHHTTPQSSHQTEQTEMNYPLFSFSRGRCMDHERDEMSDSLYKPLIKQVASLAQELGAQLAPPQHGDEHDQDDSESEEFVLL; encoded by the exons ATGAACTATGACGGCCTCCTTTCCAAGTTGACCGACGAAAAACTGATGCTCTTCGAAGCCGCCGGCGAGGGGACCATTGTAGAGGGTAGCCGGATATGCGGCCAGGATGCGGATCCGCTCTCCTTGCCGCTGGTGGAGGACGGCGCCATcgaggaggagcaggcggCCCCCATACAGACGATTCATCGCACTGTATTCGCCGTTCCACGCGTCCCTTCCCCCTCCCCCGTAAGCACATCAGGTGCCAATCTGAACCTCAAGACGGAAAACGCTGCGACAGCGACTCCGCAGCGCAAAATATCGACGTCATCACGTTTCATGAACGCCTTCAGTCAGCTCTACGGCGGCGGCAACAGCGGTCCGAGCTGCGGTCACGTGGAGCAGCACAACGAGGAACCCGGTGACCTGTCGGCAAACCGTACTCCCACCAAGGGCATGGAGTCCAAGCTCGTCGCAATGTGGCACAATGTGAAGTATGGCTGGAGCGGCAAGATGAGGCAGACCAGCTTCTCAAAGGAGCAGCCCGTGTGGCTGCTAGGACGGTGCTATCATCGACGCTTTACTCCGCCCGTAAGCATGGAAAGTTCCATCACCGAGCTGCCCAGCGGGGCGGATACCACCCCCGATAACGCCACATCGGCGTTCGACAGCATTCAGGCCACATCGACATCAACCTCCTTGTATCCAGCCCTTAATCCGCAGCAGATCGATGAGATTGTGGTGCCCCAGGAACTGGGAATGGACGCGGTGGAGAACCAAGTGGGCGAACAGCCTTGGGAGGAGGGCATCGAAGGCTTTCGTCGTGACTTTTACAGTAGGATTTGGATGACCTACCGTCGAGAGTTCCCAATAATGAATGGCTCCAACTACACCTCGGACTGCGGTTGGGGCTGTATGCTAAGGAGTGGTCAGATGCTCTTCGCTCAAGGACTCATCTGTCACTTCCTAGGGCGAA GCTGGCGCTATGATTCAGAGTCCCAGTTGCACTCGACTTACGAGGACAATATGCATAAGAAGATCGTCAAGTGGTTCGGGGACAGTTCCTCAAAAAGCAGTCCCTTCTCCATCCACGCCCTGGTGCGGCTGGGGGAGCATTTGGGTAAAAAACCTGGCGATTGGTACGGTCCCGCCTCTGTTTCCTATTTGCTTAA ACACGCCTTAGAGCACGCGGCTCAGGAAAATGCAGACTTTGACAATATTAGTGTCTATGTAGCCAAAGATTGCACGA TTTACTTGCAAGATATTGAGGATCAATGCAGCATTCCGGAACCGGCGCCAAAACCCCATGTGCCTTGGCAACAAGCGAAGCGGCCGCAGGCGGAAACTACCAAAACGGAGCAACAACAGCACTGGAAGTCCCTCATCGTTCTGATACCTTTGCGCCTGGGCAGTGATAAACTGAATCCTGTGTATGCCCATTGTCTGAAGCTGCTGCTGAGTACAGAACACTGCCTGGGCATCCTTGGTGGAAAGCCAAAGCATTCGCTGTACTTTGTCGGCTTCCAGGAGGACAGGCTCATCCACTTGGATCCGCACTATTGCCAGGAGATGGTGGATGTGAACCAAGAGAACTTCTCCCTGCACTCGTTTCACTGCAAGTCGCCGCGGAAGCTTAAGGCCAGCAAAATGGATCCTAGTTGTTGTATCGGCTTTTACTGTGCCACCAAAAGTGATTTCGACAATTTTATGGAGAGCGTACAGTTG TATTTGCATCCTATGCGTTGCGCCTCAGGGGCAACTGTGGATAAGGCGGCCGGGAGCCATCATACGACGCCTCAGTCATCCCATCAAACCGAGCAAACAGAGATGAACTATCCATTGTTCTCATTTTCCCGCGGTCGTTGCATGGATCACGAGCGGGACGAAATGAGCGATTCGCTGTACAAGCCGCTCATAAAACAGGTGGCTTCTCTGGCCCAGGAATTGGGCGCTCAACTGGCGCCGCCACAGCACGGCGATGAGCACGACCAAGATGATAGTGAAAGCGAAGAGTTTGTGCTGCTGTAG